GGCCAGCGAGGCTGCGCTGGTGTCGTCGATGCGCCAGCCCTGAGCCAGCAGCTTGCTGCGGATATCGGGAGCATGAAGAATCTTTTCCAGGGCCGCAGCCAGCTTGGCACGATGCTCGGCGGGCATGGAAGCCGGCGCCATGACCGCATTCCAGACTTCGATGTCCACATTGCCGGCACCGATCTCGGGCATGGCCGGCACACCGGGCGCCAGGAGGCTGCGCTTGCTGGAGCTCACGGCCAGGGCGGCCAGCTTGCCGGACTGGACCAGCGGCATGACCGTGGAGGCCGGCAGCAAGGCCATCTGTACCTGATCGCCCATCAAGGCGTTGACCACCGCCGGGCCGCCGTTATAGGGCACATGCTGCAGATTCAGCCCCATGGCTTCCTTGATCAGCTCCACGCCCAGGTGGCCGCCGGACCCCGTGCCCACCGAGCCGTAGTTGCCCTGGGTTCCGGTCTTGAGTGCCTTGAAATAAGCCCCTGCATTCGCGGCCATGGACTTGGGAGCCACCAGCACCAGAGGCGCCGATCCGATCATGGCCAGCGGTGCGAGATCCTTGATCGGATCGTAGGGCAGCTTGCTGTAGAGAAACTTGGAGCTGGTCAGCGGGCCGTTGCCGATGACGCCTATGGTGTGGCCGTCGCCGGCTTTGGCCACGGCGTCAGCGCCGATATTGCCGCTGGCCCCCCCTTTGTTCTCCACCACCACGGGCTGACCCAGGGCCTTGGTCAGGGGCTCGGCCAGCAAACGGGCCTGCACATCGGGCGAAGAGCCGCTGGCATAGCCGACGATCAGACGTATGGGGCGCGTGGGCCAGTCAGCCTTGCCCTGGGCCTGAGCCGCCAAGGGCAGACAGGCGGCGGCGCACAGCAGCAGGGCCGCCCGGCGCACGGGCATCGATTTTTTTGTCATCTTTATGTCTCCAGAATCTCGAATCAACAATCGGCGTATCCAGCCATCAGTTCCATCAATGGTGGCAGGCGTCCGGTGGCGGGCAGGGCCAGCTGCGACCGGCACACCCGGGTTTGCAGGCCAAAAGCCTGCTGCGCAGGCGCTTCGAGGTGATGCGCCTGCATTCGGTCGGCCCACCATTGGCTGCCTTGGGTGCATGCCGGTCCGTTCAGATGCTCAGCCAGCATGACCACCGTGACTTCCCCCCGGGCCTGCTCGGCAATGCGCTCCCCGCCAACGGGGTAGTGCAAGGAACGCTCGACCGGCACCACACCTGCCATGACCCGCAGCAGACGCCCCTCCTGTACCGCCTGTTCAGCCCAGCGGGCTGCCTGCGCGGCCCAGGCCTGCGCATCGGTGGTGACGGCCTTGAGCGTCGTCAGCGCCGCGCCGCTGGATGCGCCAGCCCGCACCTGCAATATGCAGGGCCTGCGCATGAAAGCACTCAGGCGCGGCCTCATGCGTGTCGACCAGGGCGTGGGATTGGCGATCACATCCGCATACTCGGCCGAGTCCAGGGCCGCCAGCGACTCCAGACCGTAGAGCGTGAAATATCCGGAAGCGCCGACATAGCGATGGCCGTAGACAAAGCCGGGCAAGCCCACGCGCTCGGGAACATGCTCGAAAGCATGCCAAGCCTCGTATTCTGCGCGAGCCTCGGGCCGGTCGATATCGTTCCACAAGGCCAGAAAGGCGGTGCTCATGATGTCAGGCCCGCCCCTGGCTGAATCAGCACCTTGCTCGCCAGCCGTGCCCGCGCCAGCTCAAACCCCTGCCCGGCCTGCGCAAGGGGCACGCGATGGGTGATCATGAGCCGCAGCTGATCCTGATGGGTTCGCATGAAGTCAACGACCTCCAGCCAGCAGCGCTCCGGCGTGCGATAGGAGCCGCGCAGCTGCTGATGACGTCGCACCAGGGCCGTCAGATCCAGCGGCACGGGAGCGGCATGAATGCCGGCAATCACCAGCACACCGTGGGTCTTGAGCGCACGCAAGGCCGGCGCCAGCACTGCTGCCGCCCCGGTGGCTTCGATCACCACATCAAAGTGAGCTTCCTGCGTATACGCGGCAAGGGCTTCGTCGATGTCCTGCCCCTCGAAGTCCAGCAAATCCTCGAACCCCATGGAGCGCAGGACCTCCAGCCGCGCGGCATCGCCATGGCCGGCAACCACCACCTGAGCCGCCCCGGCGGCACGGGCAAACAGCGCAATGCCCTGACCGATATTGCCGGGCCCCAGGATCAGCACGCGATCGCCGGGCTGCACATTGCCGGTGCGCACGGCTTCGAAGCTCACCGACAGCGGCTCGGCCAATGCGGCAACCTCGGGGTCCACGCCGTGTGGAATCGCCACGCAATTGCGCAGGGGCACGGCCACATACTCGGCAAAGCCGCCATGGCGCATGACACCGATGCCGCGGCGGGTGGTGCAGGCATCGAAGTCGCCGGCACTGCAACTGGGGCATCTGCCGCAGGTGACCGAAGGTCGCACGGCCACCAACTGGCCCAGGGGCAGATGCTCGGCCCCCTCGCCTCTGGCCACGATCTCGCCACTGAACTCGTGGCCCACGGTCACCGGCAGCGCGGCCTGCAAAAAGTGATAGCTCGCCGTCCAGGCATCGATATGCAGATCCGTGCCACAGACACCTGTGGAATGAACCCGCAGCAGCACCTCGCCTGCGGCAGGCGACGGCATGTCGACCTCGTTGAGCTTCAGTCCCTTGGCGGACTCGGTTTTTTGCAAGGCTTGCATGAGACAGGCAATGCATGCGTGGACATGCATCTCAGAACGAACAGGATCGGCAGTGTTGCCGCCCCTCATTCATATGTCCAACACTGATTTAATATAAAAATCATACTTTTAAAATATGGATTGATTCAGGCATGGAACTGAGACATCTGCGCTACTTCGTGGCGGTTGCCGAGCAGGGCAACGTCAGCAGGGCCGCCCGCAAGCTATTCATCGCCCAGCCGCCGCTGTCACAGCAGCTCAAGCAACTCGAGGACGAGGTCGGCACGCAGCTCTTCACCCGCCTGCCGCGCGGCATGCAGCTCACTGCTGCAGGCGAGTCGCTGCTGGAAGATGCACGCGTCATATTGGCGCGTGCCGAGCAAGCGCCCTTGCGTGCCCGTGAACGCGAACGCAGCAGCCAGACCGTACTGCGCCTGGGGCTGGTTCCTTCGGCCATGCAGTCCCTGCTGCCCGGCCTGCTGCGGGCAGTGACAGAGGCCGGCTGGGAGGTGCAGATCGAAGCCCGCGAAATGATCTCGTCCCAGCAACAACGGGCCTTGCGCCAGGGCGAGCTGGAACTCGGCTTTGCCCGACCCGGCCACAAGGAGGCCGACGAGCTTGAGCTGGCCAGCATTGATGACCCCTATTGCCTGGCTGTTCCGGCCTCGCATGCTCTGGCCGGAGGCAGCGGAATGCTGGATCTTCAGGCCGCCGTGCATCAGCCCTTTGTGGGCTTCACCCGCTATCAGGACACCGACTACTTCGACCGCACGGTCGCACTGTGCGCCGAGGCTGGCTTCACTCCGCTGATACGCCACGAAGCCGGTCAGTTGGTGAATGTGCTGGCGCTCGTGGCCTGCGGTCTGGGCGTGGCCATCGTACCGGCGTCCTTCGCCATGTTCCACCGCGAGCAGATCGTGTTCCGGCCACTTCGGGCTTCGCGCCAGGTCAGCCGGCTTGCCGTCCTGGCGTCTGCCCAAGCGCTCAAGAGCAATCCCATGCTGGACCTTGTCGCCCAGCTCGCGCAATCGCAGCTGCAGGCCCTGGCTGCACAGCTGGCGCAACAGGGAGCGACGGCGTCTCGATCACAGCCGGTTTGATTTATATAACCAAATCGTCTGACAACTCATGGTTTTTATAGCGACAATTGCGTTAATCATGAGCATCAGCCACTACATCAAGGAAATCGGTCGCGGCACCAAGGGCGCGCGCTCTCTTTCGCGGGCCCAGGCCTGCGATCTGATGGGGCAGGTGCTGGACGGCAAGGTCAGCGATCTGGAGCTGGGCGGCTTTTGCATTGCCATGCGCTTCAAGGGCGAAAGCGCCGAAGAGCTGGCAGGCTTTCTCGACGCCACCCAGCAACGACTGCCCACGTGGCCGCAGGCTCACAAGGCCCGGCCCGTGGTCGTCATTCCCAGCTACAACGGCTCGCGCAAGCTGGCCAACCTCACGCCGCTGCTGGCAGGTCTGCTGGCGCAACAAGGACTGCCGGTGCTGGTGCATGGCAGCCATACCGAGGACAAGCGCCTGGGCACGGCCGAGGTATGGCGGCAACTGGGCTGGACGGCCATCGAGCGCCCCGTCGCTCTGGAGCCTGGCGACAAGGTCTGGATACAGACCCGTCACCTGCTGGCACCGCTGGATCGACTGCTGCAGATTCGCCGCCAGATGGGCCTGCGCAACCCCTCTCACAGCATCGTCAAACTGCTGGACCCTATCCATGGCAGCAGCACCGCGCAGTCCGGGCTGGTGCTGGCCAGCTATACCCACCCTGCCTATGCCCAGCCCATGCTCCAGACGCTGGCCATGCGCGCGACCAGTGCGCTGCTGGTGCGCGGCACGGAAGGCGAGGCCGTGGCCGCCCCCCACCGCGAACCCGTGAGCACGGGTGTGATTGCCGGAGAAGTCTGCTTTGAGCGCTCTTCCCTGCACAGCAGCCAGCTCGCATCCGGCGCCGAGAGCAGCGCCCCGGAACAGGATCTGGATGCCGAGCAGACAGCCCGGCTGACGCTGGACATTCTGAACGGCCAGCTGCCTGTACCGACGCCGATAGCGCAACAATTGGAACAGATACAAGCCCTGCACCAGGCCATGCAGGTCACCGATGCCAGCGCTGCCGCCAGCCGCGCCGCACTGCAAGCCTATAACCGCAGCCCCGACTGAGACCCCACAATGACTGCCATTTCTCACAACCCCGATCAGCGCGGCTCCTGCACCCTGGTGGGTGCCGGCCCCGGCGACCCCGAGCTGCTGACCATCAAGGCCGCCAAGGCCATTGCCGCAGCCAGCGTGCTGTTTGTCGACGATCTGGTCAGCGATGGTGTGATGAGCCATGCCTCGCCCTCTGCCCGCGTGGTCTATGTGGGCAAGCGCGGCGGCTGCAAGAGCACTCCCCAGGCCTTCATCGAAAAGCTCATGATTGCCGCCGTGCAGGACGGCGAACGCGTGGTGCGCCTCAAGGGCGGCGACCCCTTCATCTTTGGCCGTGGCGGCGAAGAGGTCGAACATCTGCGTGAGGCCGGCATCGAGGTGGAGGTCATCAACGGCATCACCTCCGGTCTCGCGGGCCTGACCAGCCTGGGCGCCCCGCTGACCCACCGCGACCGCGCACATGGCGTACTTTTCATGACCGGCCATGCCAAGCCCGGCGACAGCGGCCCCGACTGGCGCCAGATTGCCGCCACGGCCCATGCAGCCAGGCTGACGCTGGTGATCTATATGGGAGTGAGCAGCGTCGAGCGCATCAGCAGCCAGCTGCTCAGCGGCCTGCCCGGCAGCACGCCCGTGGCCGTGATCCAGCATGCCAGCCTGCCGCAGCAGCGCCATGCGCTGACCTTCCTGAAGGATTTGCCGCAGAGCATTGCCGACCATCAGCTGGGCAGCCCCAGCATCATCGTCGTAGGCGATGTGGTCCAGGGCATCGCCGCCTGGCAGAACCAGCCCCAGGCCTTGCCGCAGTCTGCGGCGGCCTGATCCAGGAGCGCCCCGGGCTGTCGCTCAGCCCGGGAGAGCGGCAAGCGCCGTCCCGACTCAGGGAGTACGAGTCTCGGCGAAGCGCTCGGCCAGCTCCTTGCGCAGTTCCTTGCGAACGATGGCGGCGTTCCAGCGGCGCTTTTCCTCGTCGGTTTCAAGCTGCAGCGGGGGCACGGGGGCAGGCTTTTTGTCATCGTCCACGGCCACCATGGTGAAGAAGCAGCTGTTCACGTGGCGCACCACCTGGCTGCGAATCTCCTCGGCAATCACCTTGATGCCGATTTCCATGGACGACTTGCCGGTGTGGTTCACGCTGGCCAGAAAAGTCACCAGCTCGCCCACATGGATGGGCTGCAGAAACATCACCTGATCCACGCTCAGCGTCACGACATAGCGGCCCGCATAGCGGCTGGCGCAGGCATAGGCAACCTGATCCAGCAGTTTCAAGATGGCGCCGCCGTGCACATTGCCGGAGAAATTGGCCATGTCAGGCGACATGAGCACGGTCATGCTCAGCTGGTGGGATGGTGTATTCATGGGGCGCGATTCTAGAAGTGATCCATGGCACATGCAGACGCTTGCCGCATATCCCAACAGGACAACGGGCTGGCGGCTGCACAGGCATCACGATCCGCGCATTTCGGGACTTTGTCAGCCCCTCAAACCCCAGTGACCAGCCATCTGGGACAATGACCGGCTTTGTTGTTCGTGCTTCAGCGCCCTGCCCGCCGTGTCCTCCACCCCACAGGTCCCCTTCCAGATTTTTGACGCCATCATCATCGGCGCCGGTGCCGCCGGCCTGTTCTGCGCGGCCCAGGCCGGCCAGCAGGGCCTGAAGGTGCTGCTGATCGATCATGCGCCCAAGGTGGCCGAGAAGATCCGCATCTCGGGCGGCGGACGCTGCAACTTCACCAACCGCGATCTGGACGTGCGTGCGCCGCACAAGCATTTTGTGGGGCAGAACCCTCAGTTCTGCCGCTCGGCGCTGTCGCGCTTCACACCCGCCGACTTCATCACGCTGATGGACAGACACGGCATTGCCCACCACGAAAAGCACAAGGGCCAGCTGTTTGCCGACCATTCGGCCGAGGACATCATCGCCATGCTGCTGGCCGAGTGCACGGCGGGCGGCGTGCAGCGCTGGCAGCCTTGCCAGGTCAAGAAAGTAGTGTTTTCGCCGTCAACCCCTGACACAGAAAGCGATTGCAGCTATCAAGTTGAAACCGATCGCGGCCTGGTGCAGGCCGCCAATCTGGTCATTGCCACCGGCGGCCTGAGCATTCCCAAGATAGGCGCCACCGACTTCGGCTACCGCCTGGCCCAGCAGTTCGATCTGCCGCTGATCGAGCGCACGCCCGGCCTGGTGCCCATGACCTTCGACGGCGAAGGCTGGCAGCCCTACGCGGGCTTGGCCGGTCTGGCCCTGCCCGTGGAAATCAGCACCGGCAGCAAGAAGGAGCGCATGAGCTTCCACGAGGATTTGCTGTTCACCCATCGCGGCCTCTCCGGCCCTGCGGTACTGCAGATCTCCAGCTACTGGAAGCCCGGCACCCCGCTGCAGATCAATCTGCTGCCCGGCGTGGATCTGGCCGAGGTGCTGGCCCAGGCCAAGCTCCACTCGCGCAAGCTGGTGGCCAACGAGCTGGCCGCCCACCTGCCCGCCCGCCTGGCCGATGCCTGGGTCGGCCGCATGCCCGAGCTGCAGCGCCCCATCAACGAGGCCGGCGACAAGGCCCTGGCCAGACTGGCCGAACAGCTGTCGCGCTGGGAGATCACCCCCACGGGCACCGAAGGCTACAAAAAAGCCGAGGTCACGCTGGGCGGCGTGGACACCAAGGTGCTGTCCCAGCAAACCATGGAGTGCAAGAGCCGGCCGGGCCTGTACTTTATCGGCGAGGTGGTGGACATCACCGGCTGGCTGGGCGGCTACAACTTCCAGTGGGCCTGGGCCAGTGCCGCCGCCTGCGCCCAGGCCATGGCGGAAAAGCAGTCAGTCATGGCTTGAGCGACTGGAACCGAAGCGCCTGCCGCCATGAAAAAAGGATGGTTGAACCATCCTTTTTTGCTGCCGCGCTCCTGCGCAGCACACCATCCGGTCAGGCAGAAAACTCCTGGCCTTCATAGTGCTCGGGAACCTTGAGCTGCCCCGAGGCAATCGCTGCCGACGCCCTGGCCACGCGCTCGCGCACGGCGGCTGCCACGCCCTGACCCATGGTCAGACGCACGGCTGCCGGATCGCTCAGACCGATCTTGCGAATGCCCGGGCCGGGCGCGCCGCGCTCCTGCATGTCCTTGACGGCCAAGAACGCGCCAATGCCCACATCGGCCCAGGCCGAGGCGACAAACACCTGCGGGTCCACCGCGGTCCAGTCGATCACATTGCCGATCTGGCGCGTGCCCGCCTCGCGGCAGGCCTGCGTCACGCCATCGCGGCCGGAGTTGAGCATGGTGAAGATCACATCGGCACCGGCAGTCATCTGGGCCCTGGCAATGCGGTGCGACAAGGCGTTGTCGTCCTGATCGCCCGAGAAGTTCGTCAGCAGCTTGACCCTGGGGTCGGTATCGCGCACGCCGGCCGCATAGGCGGCGCGCCCTTTGAGCCCCGGGGGCACGCGAATACCCGACATATGGCCGACTACGCCGGTCCTGGTGCTCAGCGCCGCCAGCACGCCGGCCAGATAGGCCGACTCCTCCTGCAGCACGTCGTAACTGCAGAGATTGCTCCCCTGCACCGCGCCCTGGGTCACGACGAACTGGGTCCTGGGGAAGCGCGCCGCGACCTCGGCGGCGGCCTGGTTGTTCTGCCCACCATGGGCAATCACCAGTTGCGCACCCTGCTCCGCGAGCTGCGCGAGAGCCGGCACCAGCAACTCCTTCCTGGGCGCCATGCCGTCCAGAAAACGGGTCTGCACACCCAGCTCCTGGCGCGCCTTTTCCAGACCGCGCCAGCCGGCCTCCATAAAACCCTTGTCGCTACGCGAGCCCGCAAACAGACCACCCACCACCAGGGAACCGCCGGGTGCGGCAGGCCCGGAAACTCCGGCCCTGCCGGCACAGGCCGTCAATGCCAGCAAGCCCGGCACGGCGACGGCCGAAGCCATCCATTGGCGACGCGAAATAAATGAGGAATGAGAAGCGCTGGACAAGATGGAAGCTCCTTGAACACGGAAAGACAGCGACGCGCACAGGCACGAAACCCGCTTATTCCTTGACCTCGGTCACGAAATAAGGCCTCCAAACTGTATGCAATTTTCGTGCACACAATACTCCCAAGAAACCCCAGCGCCCGGCCCGGCTGGCCTGCTGCCTGGGCAGCGCCATGCTCTTGCATTGCACATCGCGCATCGGGCCGCGCTCCGCAATGCACGCGACCTGAGCGCGGCGAGAGGCGCAAAGGCACAATAACGGTGCCTGATCAGGCCTTGGGCAGCGCTCCGCCTGCAGCCGCAAAACCGCGCAAGCCTGGCCGGCGTCGGATCGCTTCGCACGCCATTCGGGACACAGCGCAAGTCTTGGTCTATAATGCTCGACTTTGCTGGCATTACCCCGTCGGCCATACTAGTTAAAAAGTGGCGGGGAAACCGCTGTTCACGGCTCTCAGGCCCGATCTTCCCGAGAACCCTCTGTCAGCACAGATATATCTGGAAATTAAATGACTACCATCCGCGTCAAAGAAAACGAGCCCTATGAAGTTGCCCTGCGCCGCTTCAAGCGCACCATCGAAAAGCTGGGTCTGCTGACCGATCTGCGTGCTCGCGAGTTCTACGAAAAGCCCACAGCCGAGCGCAAGCGCAAGAAGGCTGCTGCCGTGAAGCGTCACTACAAGCGCGTTCGCAGCATGCAACTGCCTAAGAAGCTGTACTAATCGTTGATTAGGACCAGTCGGCCTTAAAACAGCCGCAAACCCGCGCTCGGGACGCCAGGCGCGGGTTTTTTGTTTTCTGGCCACTGCATCAGCTTGCCTTGCTGCGCAGTGACCTCCCTGCGAATGGATAGTCAACGTCGTTCACACTGCGCACCACCATTCGCCAACCCCAAGGAGAAAGCCATGAGCCTGAAAGCCCAGATTACCGAAGACATGAAGACCGCCATGCGTGCCAAGGACAGCGCACGCCTGGGCACCATCCGCCTGCTGCAGGCCGCGATGAAGCAAAAGGAAGTGGACGAGCGCATCGAGCTCGACGACGCAGCCGTCATCGCCATCGTCGACAAGCTGATCAAGCAGCGCAAGGACTCCATCGCCGCCTTCGAAGCCGCCAATCGCAGCGATCTGGCCGATGTGGAAAAGGCCGAAATGGAAGTGCTCAAGGTCTACCTGCCCGAACGCATGGGCGAAGCCGAGATCACCGCGGCCGTGCAGGCCATCGTGGCCGAACTGGGCGCCTCCGGCCCCGGCGACATGGGCAAGGTGATGGGCGCCGTCAAGACCCAGCTGGCCGGCAAGGCCGATATGGGCCTGGTGTCCGCTGCCGTGAAGGCCGCGCTGACAAAGTAATTGGCCACCGGCCTGAGCTGCCATGCGGCATCAGGCTCAAAAACAGAAGCTGCTTGCGCTTGCTTTGCATATCTTTCAGATTAAAAAGAATCTGAAATTCATGTACATCAAGCGATAGCAGCTTCTTTTTTAATAGCATTCCTGAATCCCGTGGGAGCCTGCTTGCTGAAGAACTCCTGCAGGAACTCGACGCAGACCCGCACCTTGGCCGAGCGCTCCAGCCGCGTCGGGTAGACAGCCCAGATATTCGCCTGCTGCTGCCACTCGGGCAGCAACTGCAACAGGCTGCTGGCCTGCAGATCAGCCGCCACATCCCAGAGCGAGCGCAGCACGATGCCATGGCCGTCACGGGCCCATTGCACGGCCATCTCGCCATGATTGGTGGACAGCGGCCCGGTCACTTTCACGCTGCGCTCCTGATTGCCCGAGCGCAGTTTCCAGACACCGAAGGGATGGTCACGCTCCTTGATGACCAGGCAGTCATGCGCGGCCAGTTCGTCGAGCGTGCGCGGACTGCCACGCCGCTGCACATAGGCCGGGGCAGCGCACAGCACGCGATGGTTGTCGGCCAGATGCCGCGCAATCAGGTGCGGCGCAATCTCGTCGCCCACGCGCACATCGAGATCGAAGCCCTCGGCCGCGACATCGACGATGCGATCAAACACCTCCAGGCGCAGCTGCAGCGCCGGATATTGCGCAATCAGCTGCGACAGCGCGGGCGCCACCACATTGCGGCCAAAGCCGAAACTGGTGGACACCCGCAGCAGGCCGCGCGGCTGGCGGCGCGTCACATCCACCTCCTGCAGCAGATGCTCGACCTCGTCCAGAATGCGCTGCGCCCAGTGGTAGACGCGCTCGCCCTGCTCCGTGACAGCGACCCGCCGTGTAGTGCGATGCAGCAGCTTCACGCCCAGCTCCTGCTCCAGCAGGCGGATGCGCTTGCTGACAAAGGCCGGCGAAGCATTGTGCGCGGCCGCAGCCTCGGCAAAGCTGGCTTTGCGCACCACGGTGGTGAAGACGCGCAGGTCTTCGGGCGAGGGCATTTTCTGCACGATCTGTAAACAATCAGGCCACGATCAGTCAATTGTATTCAGATATGCAAGGTGCAGAATACCGCAACACATTCACGAGGAAGCACCATGTCCACTCCCAAAAAGATTGCAGTCATCGCCGGCGACGGCATCGGCAAGGAAGTCATGCCCGAAGGCCTGCGCGCGCTGGAAGCCGCAGCCAAGCGCTTTGACCTGCCGCTGGAGTTCCACCATTTCGACTGGGCCCACTGCGACTACTACGCCGAACACGGCCAGATGATGCCTGACGACTGGAAGGCCCAGCTCTCGGACATGGATGCCATCTTCTTCGGCGCCGTGGGCTGGCCCGCCACCGTGCCCGACCATGTCTCGCTGTGGGGCTCGCTGCTCAAGTTCCGCCGCGAATTCGACCAGTACATCAACCTGCGTCCGGTGCGCCTGTTCGAAGGCGTGCCCTGCCCCCTGGCCGGCCGCAAGCCCGGTGACATCGACTACTACGTGGTGCGCGAGAACACCGAG
This region of Comamonas thiooxydans genomic DNA includes:
- a CDS encoding tripartite tricarboxylate transporter substrate binding protein, producing the protein MPVRRAALLLCAAACLPLAAQAQGKADWPTRPIRLIVGYASGSSPDVQARLLAEPLTKALGQPVVVENKGGASGNIGADAVAKAGDGHTIGVIGNGPLTSSKFLYSKLPYDPIKDLAPLAMIGSAPLVLVAPKSMAANAGAYFKALKTGTQGNYGSVGTGSGGHLGVELIKEAMGLNLQHVPYNGGPAVVNALMGDQVQMALLPASTVMPLVQSGKLAALAVSSSKRSLLAPGVPAMPEIGAGNVDIEVWNAVMAPASMPAEHRAKLAAALEKILHAPDIRSKLLAQGWRIDDTSAASLARRIENDARIYGSLITQKNIRLE
- a CDS encoding zinc-binding dehydrogenase, producing the protein MQALQKTESAKGLKLNEVDMPSPAAGEVLLRVHSTGVCGTDLHIDAWTASYHFLQAALPVTVGHEFSGEIVARGEGAEHLPLGQLVAVRPSVTCGRCPSCSAGDFDACTTRRGIGVMRHGGFAEYVAVPLRNCVAIPHGVDPEVAALAEPLSVSFEAVRTGNVQPGDRVLILGPGNIGQGIALFARAAGAAQVVVAGHGDAARLEVLRSMGFEDLLDFEGQDIDEALAAYTQEAHFDVVIEATGAAAVLAPALRALKTHGVLVIAGIHAAPVPLDLTALVRRHQQLRGSYRTPERCWLEVVDFMRTHQDQLRLMITHRVPLAQAGQGFELARARLASKVLIQPGAGLTS
- a CDS encoding LysR substrate-binding domain-containing protein encodes the protein MELRHLRYFVAVAEQGNVSRAARKLFIAQPPLSQQLKQLEDEVGTQLFTRLPRGMQLTAAGESLLEDARVILARAEQAPLRARERERSSQTVLRLGLVPSAMQSLLPGLLRAVTEAGWEVQIEAREMISSQQQRALRQGELELGFARPGHKEADELELASIDDPYCLAVPASHALAGGSGMLDLQAAVHQPFVGFTRYQDTDYFDRTVALCAEAGFTPLIRHEAGQLVNVLALVACGLGVAIVPASFAMFHREQIVFRPLRASRQVSRLAVLASAQALKSNPMLDLVAQLAQSQLQALAAQLAQQGATASRSQPV
- the ybiB gene encoding DNA-binding protein YbiB, whose product is MSISHYIKEIGRGTKGARSLSRAQACDLMGQVLDGKVSDLELGGFCIAMRFKGESAEELAGFLDATQQRLPTWPQAHKARPVVVIPSYNGSRKLANLTPLLAGLLAQQGLPVLVHGSHTEDKRLGTAEVWRQLGWTAIERPVALEPGDKVWIQTRHLLAPLDRLLQIRRQMGLRNPSHSIVKLLDPIHGSSTAQSGLVLASYTHPAYAQPMLQTLAMRATSALLVRGTEGEAVAAPHREPVSTGVIAGEVCFERSSLHSSQLASGAESSAPEQDLDAEQTARLTLDILNGQLPVPTPIAQQLEQIQALHQAMQVTDASAAASRAALQAYNRSPD
- the cobA gene encoding uroporphyrinogen-III C-methyltransferase encodes the protein MTAISHNPDQRGSCTLVGAGPGDPELLTIKAAKAIAAASVLFVDDLVSDGVMSHASPSARVVYVGKRGGCKSTPQAFIEKLMIAAVQDGERVVRLKGGDPFIFGRGGEEVEHLREAGIEVEVINGITSGLAGLTSLGAPLTHRDRAHGVLFMTGHAKPGDSGPDWRQIAATAHAARLTLVIYMGVSSVERISSQLLSGLPGSTPVAVIQHASLPQQRHALTFLKDLPQSIADHQLGSPSIIVVGDVVQGIAAWQNQPQALPQSAAA
- a CDS encoding acyl-CoA thioesterase, with the translated sequence MNTPSHQLSMTVLMSPDMANFSGNVHGGAILKLLDQVAYACASRYAGRYVVTLSVDQVMFLQPIHVGELVTFLASVNHTGKSSMEIGIKVIAEEIRSQVVRHVNSCFFTMVAVDDDKKPAPVPPLQLETDEEKRRWNAAIVRKELRKELAERFAETRTP
- a CDS encoding NAD(P)/FAD-dependent oxidoreductase, whose protein sequence is MSSTPQVPFQIFDAIIIGAGAAGLFCAAQAGQQGLKVLLIDHAPKVAEKIRISGGGRCNFTNRDLDVRAPHKHFVGQNPQFCRSALSRFTPADFITLMDRHGIAHHEKHKGQLFADHSAEDIIAMLLAECTAGGVQRWQPCQVKKVVFSPSTPDTESDCSYQVETDRGLVQAANLVIATGGLSIPKIGATDFGYRLAQQFDLPLIERTPGLVPMTFDGEGWQPYAGLAGLALPVEISTGSKKERMSFHEDLLFTHRGLSGPAVLQISSYWKPGTPLQINLLPGVDLAEVLAQAKLHSRKLVANELAAHLPARLADAWVGRMPELQRPINEAGDKALARLAEQLSRWEITPTGTEGYKKAEVTLGGVDTKVLSQQTMECKSRPGLYFIGEVVDITGWLGGYNFQWAWASAAACAQAMAEKQSVMA
- a CDS encoding BMP family protein; translation: MSSASHSSFISRRQWMASAVAVPGLLALTACAGRAGVSGPAAPGGSLVVGGLFAGSRSDKGFMEAGWRGLEKARQELGVQTRFLDGMAPRKELLVPALAQLAEQGAQLVIAHGGQNNQAAAEVAARFPRTQFVVTQGAVQGSNLCSYDVLQEESAYLAGVLAALSTRTGVVGHMSGIRVPPGLKGRAAYAAGVRDTDPRVKLLTNFSGDQDDNALSHRIARAQMTAGADVIFTMLNSGRDGVTQACREAGTRQIGNVIDWTAVDPQVFVASAWADVGIGAFLAVKDMQERGAPGPGIRKIGLSDPAAVRLTMGQGVAAAVRERVARASAAIASGQLKVPEHYEGQEFSA
- the rpsU gene encoding 30S ribosomal protein S21; this encodes MTTIRVKENEPYEVALRRFKRTIEKLGLLTDLRAREFYEKPTAERKRKKAAAVKRHYKRVRSMQLPKKLY
- a CDS encoding GatB/YqeY domain-containing protein, yielding MSLKAQITEDMKTAMRAKDSARLGTIRLLQAAMKQKEVDERIELDDAAVIAIVDKLIKQRKDSIAAFEAANRSDLADVEKAEMEVLKVYLPERMGEAEITAAVQAIVAELGASGPGDMGKVMGAVKTQLAGKADMGLVSAAVKAALTK
- a CDS encoding LysR substrate-binding domain-containing protein, which codes for MPSPEDLRVFTTVVRKASFAEAAAAHNASPAFVSKRIRLLEQELGVKLLHRTTRRVAVTEQGERVYHWAQRILDEVEHLLQEVDVTRRQPRGLLRVSTSFGFGRNVVAPALSQLIAQYPALQLRLEVFDRIVDVAAEGFDLDVRVGDEIAPHLIARHLADNHRVLCAAPAYVQRRGSPRTLDELAAHDCLVIKERDHPFGVWKLRSGNQERSVKVTGPLSTNHGEMAVQWARDGHGIVLRSLWDVAADLQASSLLQLLPEWQQQANIWAVYPTRLERSAKVRVCVEFLQEFFSKQAPTGFRNAIKKEAAIA